A stretch of Propionispora hippei DSM 15287 DNA encodes these proteins:
- the kdsB gene encoding 3-deoxy-manno-octulosonate cytidylyltransferase: MKILCVIPARYASTRLPGKPLADIAGKPMIQRVYEQAKKAVRPAMVLVAADHRLVADAVTGFGGEVMMTSADHPTGTDRLAEVVRAFPEFDLIINVQGDEPLIEPVVIDQLAAAFDEEPDLLMATLKTKADEEEYNNPNAVKVVTDLNGYALYFSRSLLPYPRVRPESFAAYKHIGIYAYRRDFLLTYAALAPTPLEKTESLEQLRALEHGYQIKVLETSFKPVGVDTLEDLEKVRAILETLK, translated from the coding sequence GTGAAAATCCTGTGTGTCATTCCGGCGCGGTATGCATCCACACGCCTGCCGGGAAAGCCTCTGGCTGACATTGCCGGCAAACCGATGATTCAGCGGGTGTATGAACAGGCGAAAAAGGCTGTTCGTCCGGCTATGGTGCTGGTGGCCGCCGATCACCGGCTGGTGGCTGACGCCGTAACCGGCTTTGGCGGCGAAGTGATGATGACTTCAGCCGACCATCCTACCGGCACTGACCGGCTGGCGGAAGTTGTCCGGGCTTTTCCAGAGTTCGACTTGATTATTAATGTGCAGGGTGATGAGCCGCTGATCGAGCCGGTAGTGATTGATCAATTGGCGGCCGCCTTTGACGAAGAGCCGGATCTCTTAATGGCTACCCTTAAAACGAAGGCCGACGAGGAAGAATACAATAATCCCAATGCGGTAAAGGTTGTGACTGACTTGAACGGCTATGCTCTTTACTTTTCCCGTTCGTTGCTGCCGTACCCGCGGGTTCGGCCAGAGAGTTTTGCCGCGTACAAGCATATCGGCATTTATGCATACCGCCGGGATTTTTTATTGACCTATGCAGCCTTGGCACCAACACCATTGGAAAAGACGGAATCTTTGGAACAGCTTCGTGCCCTGGAGCATGGCTACCAGATTAAAGTGCTGGAGACAAGCTTTAAGCCGGTTGGTGTGGATACCCTGGAGGATTTGGAAAAAGTACGGGCTATATTGGAAACATTAAAATAA